A window from Candidatus Methylomirabilota bacterium encodes these proteins:
- a CDS encoding ABC transporter substrate-binding protein, which produces MIRALWLLIVLALSATLLACGDAGAQERPRYGGELIFMVPSEPPSYDGHREGTFGTVHPFAPVYNTLLRIDPTDRTGTRPVADLAESWTMSPDAMTYTFKLRQGVKFHDSSLLTSRDVKASYDKIIFPPAGVISARKGAYQVVEAVEAPDPQTVRFRLKWPEASFLVNVASPFNFIYKADILAKDIRWYETNAMGTGPFKFVEHVKGSHLVGRKNPDYWDKGKPYLDGYRAIFISASSAQVAAIRGERAHIQFRGFSPPERDSLVQALGSKITVQESPWDCVTLVAINHERKPFDDKRVRRALTLALDRYEASKNLSRITVVRDVAGIQVPGTPWATPPQELEKLAGYGRDIAKSRAEARRLLREAGVPEGFAFTFKVRGIPMPYEPVGIWLIDQWRQIGLNVKMETIEASAMISVSRRGDFDLSSDAQCNFVVEPDLDVAKFQSVGVSENNYGRYKDAVLDELFLKQARAVDAEERKRYLRAFEKRLLDEEVHYIYTLQWHRIVPHSAKVRGWTITPSHFLNQQLDTVWLAE; this is translated from the coding sequence ATGATCCGTGCCCTGTGGCTTCTGATCGTACTAGCTCTCTCCGCGACACTTCTGGCGTGCGGTGATGCCGGGGCGCAGGAGCGGCCCCGCTACGGTGGAGAGCTGATCTTCATGGTTCCCTCGGAGCCGCCGTCCTATGACGGGCACCGCGAGGGGACCTTCGGCACCGTCCACCCCTTCGCGCCCGTCTACAACACGCTCCTGCGCATTGATCCGACCGACCGAACGGGCACGCGGCCCGTGGCCGACCTGGCCGAGTCCTGGACGATGTCGCCGGACGCCATGACCTACACCTTCAAGCTGCGCCAGGGCGTCAAGTTTCACGACAGCAGCCTCCTGACGTCGCGCGACGTCAAGGCGAGCTATGACAAGATCATCTTCCCGCCGGCCGGCGTGATCTCCGCTCGCAAGGGGGCCTACCAGGTTGTCGAGGCCGTCGAGGCGCCTGATCCACAGACCGTGCGGTTCCGGCTCAAGTGGCCCGAGGCCTCGTTCCTGGTCAACGTGGCTTCGCCCTTCAACTTTATCTACAAGGCGGACATCCTCGCCAAGGACATACGGTGGTACGAGACGAACGCGATGGGCACCGGCCCGTTCAAGTTCGTCGAGCACGTGAAGGGCTCGCACCTTGTGGGGCGGAAGAACCCCGATTACTGGGACAAGGGGAAGCCCTATCTCGACGGGTACCGGGCCATCTTCATCTCCGCGTCGTCGGCCCAGGTGGCGGCCATCCGCGGGGAGCGCGCCCACATCCAGTTCCGCGGCTTCTCCCCGCCGGAGCGCGACAGCCTCGTCCAGGCGCTCGGCTCGAAGATCACGGTCCAGGAAAGCCCCTGGGACTGCGTCACGCTCGTGGCGATCAATCACGAGCGGAAGCCGTTCGACGACAAGCGCGTCCGCCGGGCGCTGACCCTGGCGCTGGACCGATACGAGGCGTCGAAGAACTTGTCCAGGATCACCGTCGTCCGGGACGTGGCGGGCATCCAGGTGCCGGGCACTCCATGGGCGACACCGCCCCAGGAGCTGGAGAAGCTGGCCGGCTACGGGCGCGACATCGCGAAGTCGCGGGCGGAGGCGCGCCGGCTCCTGCGTGAGGCCGGAGTGCCCGAGGGCTTTGCCTTCACCTTCAAGGTCCGCGGCATCCCGATGCCGTACGAACCGGTGGGCATCTGGCTGATCGACCAGTGGCGCCAGATCGGGCTCAACGTGAAGATGGAAACCATCGAAGCCTCGGCCATGATCTCCGTCTCCAGGCGCGGTGACTTCGACTTGTCCTCGGACGCCCAGTGCAACTTCGTCGTCGAGCCGGACCTCGACGTGGCGAAGTTCCAGTCCGTCGGCGTCTCCGAGAACAATTACGGCCGCTACAAGGACGCCGTCCTCGACGAGCTTTTCTTGAAGCAGGCGCGCGCCGTAGACGCTGAGGAGCGCAAGCGCTATCTCCGCGCGTTCGAGAAACGGCTGCTGGACGAGGAGGTCCACTACATCTATACCCTCCAGTGGCACCGGATCGTCCCGCACAGCGCCAAGGTCCGGGGATGGACCATCACCCCTTCCCACTTCTTGAACCAGCAGCTCGACACCGTGTGGCTGGCCGAGTAG
- a CDS encoding DUF3090 domain-containing protein: MSESFDFEKPDFFTAGALGKPGERTFFLQARDTGRLITLKCEKEQVRALAEYLSGLTTKLGAPKGKVPTDLDLLPFAEPAWIVATLGVGYDEEHERVIVHAHELFEEEEEGQRAGEEPASASVRITREQAQAFVERAKELMKGGRPPCPVCSGPMDPAGHVCPRSNGHVVH, translated from the coding sequence ATGAGCGAATCCTTCGACTTCGAGAAGCCCGACTTCTTCACCGCCGGCGCCCTCGGCAAGCCGGGCGAGCGCACCTTCTTCCTGCAGGCGCGCGACACGGGCCGGCTCATCACGCTCAAGTGCGAGAAGGAGCAGGTGCGCGCGCTCGCCGAATACCTCTCCGGCCTCACCACCAAGCTGGGCGCGCCCAAGGGCAAGGTCCCCACCGATCTCGACCTGCTGCCCTTCGCCGAGCCCGCGTGGATCGTCGCCACGCTCGGTGTCGGCTACGACGAGGAGCACGAGCGCGTCATCGTGCACGCCCACGAGCTGTTCGAAGAGGAAGAGGAAGGCCAGCGCGCGGGCGAAGAGCCCGCCTCCGCGAGCGTGCGCATCACGCGCGAGCAGGCGCAGGCCTTCGTCGAGCGGGCGAAGGAGCTGATGAAGGGCGGCCGGCCGCCCTGCCCTGTGTGCAGCGGGCCCATGGACCCCGCCGGCCACGTCTGCCCGCGCAGCAACGGCCATGTTGTCCACTGA
- a CDS encoding SCO1664 family protein, with product MLSTDALDLLTRGDVTIKGRMPWASNVTLLAEVTLGPTCARAIYKPERGERPLWDFPPGLYRRELAAYLFSEALGWGLVPPTIVREGPHGEGSFQLFIEAEFEQHWFTLREDPRHRERLQKICVWDFVANNADRKSGHCLLGSDNLIYAIDNGLTFHTEMKLRTVIWDYAGEPIPKGMLDDLKHFVMDGLPEPLADLLDAQEQQALRVRAQALADYARFPEDRSGHRYPWPLV from the coding sequence ATGTTGTCCACTGACGCGCTCGATCTGCTGACCCGCGGCGACGTCACCATCAAGGGCCGCATGCCCTGGGCCAGCAACGTGACGCTGCTCGCCGAGGTGACGCTGGGCCCCACCTGCGCCCGCGCCATCTACAAGCCCGAGCGCGGCGAGCGACCGCTCTGGGATTTCCCGCCCGGGCTCTACAGGCGCGAGCTGGCGGCCTATCTCTTCTCCGAAGCCCTCGGTTGGGGCCTGGTCCCGCCCACGATCGTGCGCGAGGGCCCGCACGGCGAGGGCTCCTTCCAGCTCTTCATCGAGGCCGAGTTCGAACAGCACTGGTTCACGCTTCGCGAAGACCCGCGCCACCGCGAGCGCCTCCAGAAGATCTGCGTCTGGGACTTCGTCGCCAACAACGCCGACAGGAAGAGCGGCCACTGCCTCCTCGGCTCCGACAATCTGATCTACGCCATCGACAACGGTCTCACCTTCCACACCGAGATGAAGCTCCGCACCGTCATCTGGGACTACGCCGGCGAGCCGATCCCGAAAGGCATGCTGGACGACCTGAAACACTTCGTGATGGACGGGCTACCCGAGCCGCTCGCCGATCTCCTCGACGCCCAGGAGCAGCAGGCCCTCCGGGTCCGCGCCCAGGCCCTTGCGGACTACGCCCGCTTCCCTGAAGATAGGAGCGGTCACCGCTACCCTTGGCCGCTCGTGTAA